From the Chryseobacterium fluminis genome, the window ACAGTGACTTTGATCAAATAGGAAAAAATGAATTGGAAGACCGTATAAAAATAATCGCAGACGCCGAAAAAGCATACGTATCCGTAATTGACACAAAGTATAATGAGGTTAAATTTAAAGATTATCCAACTTCAACTGATGGCCTGTCCACTTCTACAGTAAATCGTATAGCATATTTAATTGATGAAAATATTACGTTTTTAACAGATTCTGTTTCATTAATAAGTAAAAGAGACAAAATATTTGGAACCAATTTGTATGCTGATTTTATTGCAATTGATTTTGATGATAAAACAGTTGAATTATTTAAAGCTGAATAAAAAAATATGACGGTTGAATTCCATTTGATAAAATAATAAAACAAACTATGAGAAACTTATCACAGCAAGAAAAAGAATTTGCAAAAAAATTGTTACGATTAGCCAGTAAAACAAATGATGTTCTAATAGGTAATGTTGTTTATAATGAATTGACTAACGTTGATATATATTTGGATTATGAAAACGAGCATATAGAATATCGTTTTGATGCAGAGCTTTACAAAACTGGTCAAGGCGATTTTTTACTTTTGCTCGCAATTTTTCGTGGAAAATTATAAACTATTTCAATCTTCTACAATATTTGGAAAAGAATGGAATGTTATTTCTATATCAAGAAAGTCAAGACGAGAAGAACTCGCGTTATGGTGGGCTTATTGCTAGAAATCAATTTATTCCATCAGAGATTCACGACAGAGACGCTGTACAGCTGATTTTAGAATTTTCAAAAAAAACAATTATTATAAATCAAGCATTCAGAGATTATGTTGAAAATGATTTTAAAACTAATGAAGATGTTAAACACTATCAGAATATGGAATTAGCTGAGGAAAATGTCGAATTGGCAAAAGAAAATCTTGAGATAGCAGTAAAATCCAATGATGCTGCACAAAAATCCATTGAGATCGCTCAAAAATCATTGAGAACAGCGAAAATAACAATTTTTATTACAGTTATCATTTTTGTTTTGGGATCATTGTTAAATTTTTACATTGCATCAATGAATAAATGATAGATAGTAAGTTGATTAATAATTTTTTTATTCGTAAATTGCTTATAATAAAAAATAACAAAAGAATATTGATTATATTTAATCATTATTGCTAAGTTTTTTAAGTTAAAAAATATGAGAAGAGGAAGTAAAATAAGATATATAAGCAAAGATATGGTAGCAAAAAAATCGAGAAGCGCCTTCAGAGAAGGAGCTTTAAGAGCTATGCATACTAATGGATATGTTGTAATTGCACACGAAGGATGGGTAGTTAGAAAGCATTCTAATGGGAACATCGAAAGATTAGAAAAGATAAGCGAAGAACCTCAGCAATTAAAAGTTATACGTGATTAAATGAACAAGAGAATGAGAGTTTTCGCCGGACCTAACGGCTCAGGTAAAAGTAGTATCATTCAGAAAATACTTGACACTGACACGCAGAAAGGCGTGAAACTTGATTTTGGCATTTATATCAATGCCGATGAAATTGCAAAAGATCTTCTAAAAAAAGGATGCCTATTTTCAAAATATAAAATCACCTTCAATGAAGATGAATTTTTTGAAATCGTAGAAGCTTCGGGCTTAATAAAAACTGATTTAACCTTAGATGATTTCAAAGCCTGCATACAAATAACTGATGATCGATTAACTCTTCCAAAGGAATTTATAGATAACCAGGAAAAAAGAGTGCACGAGCGGGTAGAACAAATTGTCGCAGATTATTTAAGAAAAAAATTGCTTTCCGAAGATAAAAAATTCTCGTTTGAAACGGTTTTTTCGCATAGCGGAAAGGTCGATATTATAAAGCAGGCAACAGCTAAAGGTTATAAGGTATATCTCTATTTTGTATCAACAGAACACCCTACTATTAATGTATATCGTATTAAACAGGTGAGAGTAAAACAAAATGGACATGATGTACCTGAAGAAAAAATTATTGAAAGATACTACCGTTCAATGAATTTATTGTATGAAGCAGCTCAGAATGTTTATCAAGCTTATTTTTTTGATAATTCAAAAGAAGGCGGAGATCACACAATGTTTGGACATTTCAAAGTAAATACAGATGGCGAAAAGATGTGGGATGAAAATGATGATGAAGTTTATCCTGAATGGTTTAAAAAATACTACTCCGCCAAAATAAAAAGCGATTAGTTGATATAAAAAATCCCAGTTTTTCAACTGGGATTTTGTATATCTTCGATGTCCATTAAAATTCAAAAGCCGTTTGGCAATCATCTTTTAAAATAAGATAAGCATCAAACTTTTTCCCGTTTTTACTCTTCATATTTTTGATGAGCGGAGTTTTTCCTGTTGTTATGAGGGAAGTGATATGGTTGATGCTGAGCTGTATGCCACATATCATTCTGAATAAAATCCATTGACATTGCTCATCTGGGCATTTGACGATTTTATCTTTAATAATGAGATGATGCTGCTGGCATTTGGGGCATTTGAGCTCCGGGATGTTTTCTTGGGTAATGTTGAGCGATAATAGTTCTTGGGTAATTTCTGCTGTGTAGTTTTTAATATCAGTGATGAACTGTTTTGAATTGATTTCTTTTGTTTCAATCTGATGGAGTGCCATCTCCCACTCTGCGGTCATCTGGACATTGGCTATTTTTTGGTCTTTGATAAGATCATAGACCCTTCGTCCTTTGTCGGTTGGGATCAATGTTTTGCTTTTTCTGGTAATGTAGTTTCTGGTAATTAAGGTTTCAATAATGGAGGCTCTAGTTGCGGGTGTACCGATACCAATGTTGGCTAAAGCTTTCTGCTGATCTCTGTCTTCGATTTGCCTGCCTGCGTTTTCCATAGCAGAAAGAAGGTCAGCTTCAGTGTAGAGTTTGGGAGGTCTGGTCAGTTTTTCATTTAGTTCTGTTGATGAGATTTTAAGCTCATCGCCTTTTTTGAATTCCGGAAGTTCAATGAGTTGGGGTTCTTGTGTTTCGTTATTGTTGCTATTATTATTGCTGTTATCATCTTGGTTTGGGCTCGCTTCATCAGACAATAGGCCTTTGATGGCTCGCCAGCCTTTATTTAGTATCTTGGAGCCTCTGATAATGAACTCATAGTGATGGACTTTGATAATGATGTGGCTGACTTCTTTGGAGCAGTGCTCTGATAATGATTCAAACAGGCGATAAACGATCATATGGTAAATGGCTTTTTCACTGGCAGTTAGAGCGGATGGAATTTTAGTGGTCGGTAAAAGTCCGTGGTGGTCTGTGACCTTGAGATCATTGACAATGCGTTTGTTGAAGTTGCCGAACTTGAGTGTTGCTATCGCTGGTTTGAATGGGTCGGATTGATTCAGTATTCTTACGAGTTCAGGGATTTCCGGCCAAAGGTCTTCAGGAATATATTTGCTTCCGGTTCTCGGGTAGGTGATGAACTTCTTTTCATAAAGGCTTTGTGCGGTCTGTAATACTTCATCTGCTGATAATCCCAGCTTTCGGTTAGCTTCTTTCTGTAGTTCTGTCAGGTCAAACAGTAATGGAGACTGTTCTTTGATCGTGTTGATGGAGACCTCTTCTACCGTGGCTCTACCCTCCCGCTCTATGGCTTTTAAGATCTGTTCTGCCTGTTTTTTGTCTTCCCATTGCTGGTTGGAAAGACTGGTAAAATTTAAATAGTCCTTTCGGTGCTGTAACTGGATCTGCCAGTATTTCTTTTGTTTAAAATCTTTGTTCTCTTGAAATTTTTTGCAGATCAATGCTAATGTAGGGGTCTGGACCCTGCCTAAGGAATAGACATCGTTGTTCGCTGCAATACTCAATGCCTGGGTAGCATTGATTCCGACCAGCCAGTCGGCTTCGCTTCTGGCTTTTGCAGTTTCATAAAGTCCATCGAAATCCGAACCGGGTCTAAGATTTCTAAAGCCTTCCTGTATGGCTTTTTCGGTCAGTGAACTGATCCAGAGTCTTTCAAATGGTTTTTTGCATTTTAAATGATCATAGATATAGCGGAAGATCAGCTCGCCTTCCCTTCCCGCGTCAGTCGCAACGATAATGCTCGTGCATTGACCTAAGACATTTTTAATGAGCTTGAGCTGTTTTAAGGCGGATGGGTCTGCTTGGTAGTTTTTTGATTGGCTCTGCTTTGTCTTTCTTGGAGTGAGGATAAAGGGATTGGGAAAGATAGGCAGAGAGGCTTTGTTAAAGCCTCTTATGCCATAATCTTCCGGCATTCCCAATGATACCAAATGACCTAACGCCCAGGTCACACAGTAGCCGTTTCCTTCAAAGTAGCCGTCTTTTCTGTTATTGGCATTGAGAATCTGGGCAATTTCCCTGGCAACACTGGGTTTTTCTGCAATGATGGCTTTCATAGGTTTGGATTTGATGGTTGTTATGGTTGATTTATTCTTGCTAGGTCGAAGATCCTTAATGGAATGGGGTCTCCATTACATTTTTCTGCCTCTTGATCTGGCAGGTTTTTTCTGCTGCTCCTGTTGCTGCTTGTTGGCAGGCTCCTGCTGTTTGGATTGAAGCGGCTCTTTGATGTTTTTGGTCGATTCATTGGTTTTACCATCAGTATTGACCGCCTTCTGTGTTTTATGGGCTTCTGATGGCTGGGCTTTTTCCTTCAGCTTGTTGGGATTGGTAAAGGAAAAGTCGGTCTTGGCGGTCTCTTTGTTGAAAGTTATGTAGCCCTGATATTCTTTGCCTTTGCTGTCAACAAGACCACTAACATAGACCGTCTCACCTGCCTTGAATTTTTCATACTGCTTGTCATCCAGTTCTTTGTCCCTGAAAACTCTTGGGGGTTCGCTGTTTTTATTTTGATCTTGACTCTGGTTTTGTGAACTGTCTTCTTTTTGAGACTGGCTATGCTGAAGCTTTTGATTGTTGTCGAATATGAATTCAACATAGCGCTTATCGGCATTGAACTGCACAGTAGCATCGAAGGTAGTGCCTTTGGTAGAGGTCATGCCTTCAAGATAGAGAGGCTTGCCTTCTAAAAGGGTTTGTTTCTGATGCTCGTCCAATTGGATTCCTTTGATCTCGTCTGGGATCTTCATATACTCTGCCCTGTAAGCCACCAGTTCATTGGTCAGGCGGTCACGGCTGATGACTGAAGGAATGATCTCATCGGTCTTGGGATTGACCAGATCGACCACCCTTCCCATATTTCCGCTTTCTTTAAGGTTCTTTTTGTCTTCGTCAGTGAATTCATGACCGAGGAACTTGAGGTTGTAGTTCGGCTCCTTCCGGATGCCGTGCAGGTTAACGGCAACTTCACCGTTGTCTGCGGTTTGGAGAGATAGCCTGACATCCATCTTGCTGACCGCTGTTCCCAGATTGATGGTGATGGGAATTAATGTGTTGGTTTTGAAGCCTCTGAGCAGAGGATCCATAGCATTTAGCTTTTCAAGCTTTTCCTGGTTAAGCCCGAATTTTTCCATCGTCTTCCAGTCTATCTGTTCAGGCTGGAAACGGTACTCCTGAGTTTCTGTGTTGTTTTCCATTGTATTCTGATTTTTTGATGGGTTTGTATTTTTTGGTAGGACTTCATATTCTTTCAATTTTTCCTTTTCTTCAAGCGATGCCTGATCGACATACTGCTGAAGGTCTTTGGCTGTGTTGACCGCATCGTATTCCGAGACCTTGAAAAAATTAAAATGCGAAGGGTTTTTAAGCTGCCGGTAGAAATTGGAAAAGAAGTTGGAGAAGAGATCACCGTGCTTGTCAACACGGATCAATTGACCACTTTCCTGCATTTCGTTTGGTGGGAACTTTTGAAGGTTTCCATCTTTGTCCACGCCCTTGACCATTTCGATCTTATTGGTGTCCTTGCTCAAGACCAACAGTGTGTCTGACACTGGCTTGATCTCATCGGCTCCATTCTGTGCTGTTTCTTCCATCACAATTGATTTTGATGAGACGAAAATAGATGTACTTGTGATGGATTGATATAAAATGTTATTGTAGGTAGGTCTTTGGCAGCTGATGTCTCAGTTCCTTATGAACTTAGACATTCCCTGATGAGCTGATGGACATCGGACAGTTTGTAATACAGCTTGCCGCTTATGGTGTAGTAAGGAAGCTTTTTGTCCGTGCGGTAACGTTGTAAGGACCTTGAACTGATCTTTAGAAGTTGTAAGACATCCTGATTGTCTAACAGAACTTCGCCGTCGACCTCAATAAATCGGGATTGGTTTGATGTCGTTTGTTCTTTGAGGATGTCGAATCGTTCCATGATCTTCTCCATCCATGCAATAAATTCTGTTCTTTCGATATTCATAACGTGATTTTTTGATGTTAATAATGATTTGAACAGTTGATCAACTTTTTATTGGGGTAAAGTTGAAAATTGCACATCACATAAAATCACTACCTTTTCGTAGTACCGAAAAGATTTTTAAATTCAGTAATGAATTTTTTGGTTTAATATTCAATATCTACAATAAGATAGGATTAACCGAACAGCTTTTGGAAGTGCTGCTGAAAAATTTACAGAATGTGTGAAGATAAAAATTCCAGAACTCAATGTTTTTTCTGAAATGAAGAGTCGTGTTGAAAATTTAATAAGCGATAAACGTAAAAAGTATGTTCAGCCTGATGTAATTTTTAAAGATGATAATAAAAGTGAAAGTGCATTAGCCATAATTGATGTTAAACAATATAAAAAACCGAATAGATCAAATTTTGAAGCAGCAATAAGGGATTACTGTAAGGCTTTTGAAAATGCAAATATTTTTTTGGTAAACTATGTATGGTAGAATGTCCAGTAATATTAAGTCAGATTTTCCTCGAAAGAATTTTGCCATAGGAAATGTATACCCGCAATCAAATGATCAACTGGAGTTTTTAAGATTGTTGCAGGAAAAATTGCCCAACTCATTACCTCCTGAATTTTTTCCTCTTGAATGGTATGACTTTATTAGTCAAAGACTAATAAAACAACTGTTTAGTGTTTTAATATAAAATTTATCCATAAGAAGCTTTACATACATTCAATGAAAATGATTTTTAATATGGTATATTACCTTTTCGTAATCTCAAAACAACTTTTTGAATTTGTGGTAATAAGAGCAAAACAACAATTACGAAAATCACACCTGTTAACATCAAATCATAATAATCCCTGGTGGCACGAGCCAATATCTGATGACCTATCATTTGATTAAAATAAGCTGAGGATACTGTTTTTGAAGTATAGATATCGCTACCTGAATTATTATATTGATTTTGAATGTCCAGTAAGGTGGTTGGTAATTGAGGGCTGGTTTCCGTGATTGATTCCCGAATCTTTTCTCGAACTCCTGATTTTGCAAATAATTGAAGTTCGTTATTCAATGCCAGACTAGCTGTAAACCCTGTAAACCTAGCCAATATACCAAGAAGCGATGCATTGATAGAAATTTGGGGAGGTGCTGATGAAGTGGTAAATGAAACAATAGGAACAAATAGGATTCCTGTTGCCACACCATAAATAAACATCGGTAGAATGAAATCAATTGTTTCACCCTGTACAGAAACAAATAGTATCATATAAGCATAATAGATCGCCATTATTCCAAAGCCAACAATAATCATCCTTATCAGGTTGTACCCCATCAGGATAAATCTGGAAGTAGTGAACATACTCAATGTAGTTCCAAAAATTACAGCCGTCCATATAGGAATGGTGCTCAGTGGGTCATTTCCTAAAATCACCTCAAGATAGCCGTAGGCAAGTCCTGTACTTCCTTTAAAAATATAAAATGTAAAAAGTAGTAATAGCCCAATGACAAAATTCTTTGTCTTGAAAATCTGCAAGTTGATCAATGGTCGTTTAAGCTTCAATTCTCTAATGATGAAAAGGGAAAGAATAATTAGATCAACGACACTAAGAGTAGTGATTAATGAACTACCGAACCATCCCAATTGTCGCCCGTAGACAAGGATGTATCCTAAGATTAAGATAAAAGACACGTAAAACAGATAGCCTATCCAATCGACCTGATAAAGTGGAATCTTCTTGGTAAATCGAGCTTTACCGTTCATTGTTAGCAAAACAGTAATTGTTAGAATGATGACTATGATTATAAATCCGTAGAATAGCCAGTTATAATCAAAGAAATGAATGACCACACTGGTAAAAATAGAATAGAAAGGAACGGCAATCTGTATGCTGCCATACAGTAGGCTAAAGGCAATCACACGGGCACGTACAGATTGTAACCTTGGAAAAATAAGTTGTAAGACGATGCCTGACATTAATGCACAGGTAATTCCTTGAAAAAACTGGCAACTAACAAACAATGTCCAATCTTTGAAATGAAAACAGATCACAGAACATATTGCATTTACGGCAAGAGCCATCAGTAGATATTTTCTTGGTGCAAAATATTTTACGATACGGAAATCCAATGCTAAGAAAGCTACGGTAGATCCATAGATAACGACCATACCATATTGTACATCGGTAGGCTGTATGCCGTAAAAGCCCATCGTTGCAACCGGACTACCGTAAAAAGCGAAGCTAAACAGACAGGCCATCAGGATAGCAAATATGACGGATCTCGCCACCCATTCGGATACCCAAGATTTGAAAATAGGTATTTTATGTGCTTGCATTATTAATCTTTTAAAACATAAACATTGGCATTCATTCCGGCAGAAAGTTTTCGTAATTTTTCAGGCATATCGATCAGTTTAATTCTTACAGGAATCCGTTGGATGATCTTCACAAAATTACCTGTAGCATTATCTGGAGGTAACAATGAGTAACGTGAACCTGTGGTTGGCGAAAGTGATTCGATAGTACCATTGAATTTTTCATTCGGAAAGGCATCAACTTCTATGGATACTGGTTGTCCGATCTTGAATTTGCCAATCTGTGTTTCTTTAAAATTAGCAATCACCCATTTTTCCTCGGCTTTGTTCACCAAAAAAGCCAATGTTTGCCCGGGTTGTATCAGTTGACCCTCCTGAATGGTCTTTTTACCAATTTGTCCATCAAAAGGTGCAGTGATAAACGTATATCTGATGTCCAATTCCTGTCTTTGAACAAGTGTTTCTTTAATTTTTATCTCTGCCTTTATAGCATTATTTTGAGCTCTAAAATCATTAAGTTTAGATTCTGCTACTTTTAAAGAAGCTTTCGCCTGATCATAATCTGACTGTGCAATGGATAAAGAAGCACTAATGTTGTCGAATTTTTGTTGTGTGGTAGATTCATCTGACAGTAGATTTTTATAACGGTCAAATTCTTTTTGCTGTTGGTTCAATCTCGCTTTAGCTCCTTCCAATTGTGCTTTTATAACCTCAATACTTTTAAGTTGCGTTTCTTCGTTCGCCGTCAAAATCGGTAATTTGGCGTGTGAACTCATGAGTTCTGCTGATGCAGCATCTTTTTTCAGTCCATACTCGTCCAATTCAATTACCACAAGTGTATCACCTTTTTTAACAAGTTGATTGTCCTTGTAGTATATTTTGCTGATATAGCCGCCCACTTTTGCATTTATCGGTGAGAGATAAGCATCTACCTGTGCATCATTAGTCTGTTCAAAGCGATATCCTTTTAAGAAATAGGTAGCTCCCCAAATAATGATCCCTACGAATAATGCAATTCCCAACCATTTGGTTAGGTTTACAATAATTTTATCTGTTTTATTTTTGTTCATAATAGTTGTATTAAAGAATTCCTATAATTGCCAATAGTCTGATATGGGTTACTTTTACGTTTGTTTGTGCTGTTGTCAGATTGAATTTTGCTTCCAATAAAGCATTTTCTGCTTCCAAAAGATCGGTCAGTAGCGATTCCTGATTCAGGTAGCTACTTCTGATAACACGAACGGTTTCGGTGGTTTTAATGATATTATGCTCTGCCGTTTCCACACTCTCCAAAGCCTGCTGTTGCTGTAAATAAACTTCTCTTACCTGAAGATAGATTTCGTCCTTCTTCATTTCAGCTTTTTCTTTAGCCTGACTGCTGACAACTTGGGTACGAGCAATGGTATGTTTGCTTTTGTACAAATTATCGATGGAATACTGGACTTTAATTCCTGTCTGACCAAATCCCCACAAATCGTTTGAGTACGGATAAAAGGAAATTTGAGGATAGTTGTAATTATAATTAGAATACAAAGAAACTTTAGGCAATATCGTAGCTTTCATTTGTTTTACGTTCAGTTCACTCCATTTGATGTCACTAATGGCTATTTTGTATTCTGGAGATTTGTTGAAAGCGATGTCTACATAATCATTATAGTCACCGTCTGTGATAGCGTTTAATTCAATTATATCTTCGGGTTGTATTGTTAATTCAGCATCATTTTTACGCCCCATCAGTATATTGAGCCGTTGTTTAGCGATCTCAATCTTCTTCTTAACGTCGGAAAGACTAAGTTCCAGTTGAGACAATTTCACAGAGATTCTCAGCACATCACTCTTTAGTACGGTGCCGTTTTTATGCAGACTTTCTATTAATCTCAATTGCTTTTTTTCTGCTTCAGTCTCTGCATTAAGAAAATCATAGAAATGTAAAAATTTGTATAAATCAAAATAAGCAATTGCGACATCATATTTTACGCTATGCTTTTGGAGATCCAGTTCATATTGTTTTCGTGTCTCTTCTTCCTTTTTCATGACGATGCTCCTTTTGTCTTTACCGCCATTGTAAAGATTAAAATTTAAGTTGTAGCCTACGCCGTACCCATAGCCTTTTACAGCCACATCCTGTGGAGAAGAGAATAATCCATTGTCATAGATCAGAAATTTAGAATTGAGTTTTAGGTCTGCTCCTACCGAAAGTTCCGGTAACAAACGGTCTTTGGCTTCCAATATTTCTATTGTACTTTGCTGATGATTTAGGTCGTATAGTTTCAGTTGTCGATTATTCATTTCTGCAACTTTCCATATTTCTTCCAAACTTAAAGATTGGACTTTTTCTGTATGTTGAGCGTAAATAGAGGGTGCAAATAACAACATCA encodes:
- a CDS encoding type IA DNA topoisomerase, with product MKAIIAEKPSVAREIAQILNANNRKDGYFEGNGYCVTWALGHLVSLGMPEDYGIRGFNKASLPIFPNPFILTPRKTKQSQSKNYQADPSALKQLKLIKNVLGQCTSIIVATDAGREGELIFRYIYDHLKCKKPFERLWISSLTEKAIQEGFRNLRPGSDFDGLYETAKARSEADWLVGINATQALSIAANNDVYSLGRVQTPTLALICKKFQENKDFKQKKYWQIQLQHRKDYLNFTSLSNQQWEDKKQAEQILKAIEREGRATVEEVSINTIKEQSPLLFDLTELQKEANRKLGLSADEVLQTAQSLYEKKFITYPRTGSKYIPEDLWPEIPELVRILNQSDPFKPAIATLKFGNFNKRIVNDLKVTDHHGLLPTTKIPSALTASEKAIYHMIVYRLFESLSEHCSKEVSHIIIKVHHYEFIIRGSKILNKGWRAIKGLLSDEASPNQDDNSNNNSNNNETQEPQLIELPEFKKGDELKISSTELNEKLTRPPKLYTEADLLSAMENAGRQIEDRDQQKALANIGIGTPATRASIIETLITRNYITRKSKTLIPTDKGRRVYDLIKDQKIANVQMTAEWEMALHQIETKEINSKQFITDIKNYTAEITQELLSLNITQENIPELKCPKCQQHHLIIKDKIVKCPDEQCQWILFRMICGIQLSINHITSLITTGKTPLIKNMKSKNGKKFDAYLILKDDCQTAFEF
- a CDS encoding DUF3945 domain-containing protein; this encodes MEETAQNGADEIKPVSDTLLVLSKDTNKIEMVKGVDKDGNLQKFPPNEMQESGQLIRVDKHGDLFSNFFSNFYRQLKNPSHFNFFKVSEYDAVNTAKDLQQYVDQASLEEKEKLKEYEVLPKNTNPSKNQNTMENNTETQEYRFQPEQIDWKTMEKFGLNQEKLEKLNAMDPLLRGFKTNTLIPITINLGTAVSKMDVRLSLQTADNGEVAVNLHGIRKEPNYNLKFLGHEFTDEDKKNLKESGNMGRVVDLVNPKTDEIIPSVISRDRLTNELVAYRAEYMKIPDEIKGIQLDEHQKQTLLEGKPLYLEGMTSTKGTTFDATVQFNADKRYVEFIFDNNQKLQHSQSQKEDSSQNQSQDQNKNSEPPRVFRDKELDDKQYEKFKAGETVYVSGLVDSKGKEYQGYITFNKETAKTDFSFTNPNKLKEKAQPSEAHKTQKAVNTDGKTNESTKNIKEPLQSKQQEPANKQQQEQQKKPARSRGRKM
- a CDS encoding helix-turn-helix domain-containing protein, with amino-acid sequence MNIERTEFIAWMEKIMERFDILKEQTTSNQSRFIEVDGEVLLDNQDVLQLLKISSRSLQRYRTDKKLPYYTISGKLYYKLSDVHQLIRECLSS
- a CDS encoding MFS transporter, with the protein product MQAHKIPIFKSWVSEWVARSVIFAILMACLFSFAFYGSPVATMGFYGIQPTDVQYGMVVIYGSTVAFLALDFRIVKYFAPRKYLLMALAVNAICSVICFHFKDWTLFVSCQFFQGITCALMSGIVLQLIFPRLQSVRARVIAFSLLYGSIQIAVPFYSIFTSVVIHFFDYNWLFYGFIIIVIILTITVLLTMNGKARFTKKIPLYQVDWIGYLFYVSFILILGYILVYGRQLGWFGSSLITTLSVVDLIILSLFIIRELKLKRPLINLQIFKTKNFVIGLLLLFTFYIFKGSTGLAYGYLEVILGNDPLSTIPIWTAVIFGTTLSMFTTSRFILMGYNLIRMIIVGFGIMAIYYAYMILFVSVQGETIDFILPMFIYGVATGILFVPIVSFTTSSAPPQISINASLLGILARFTGFTASLALNNELQLFAKSGVREKIRESITETSPQLPTTLLDIQNQYNNSGSDIYTSKTVSSAYFNQMIGHQILARATRDYYDLMLTGVIFVIVVLLLLPQIQKVVLRLRKGNIPY
- a CDS encoding HlyD family secretion protein, whose amino-acid sequence is MNKNKTDKIIVNLTKWLGIALFVGIIIWGATYFLKGYRFEQTNDAQVDAYLSPINAKVGGYISKIYYKDNQLVKKGDTLVVIELDEYGLKKDAASAELMSSHAKLPILTANEETQLKSIEVIKAQLEGAKARLNQQQKEFDRYKNLLSDESTTQQKFDNISASLSIAQSDYDQAKASLKVAESKLNDFRAQNNAIKAEIKIKETLVQRQELDIRYTFITAPFDGQIGKKTIQEGQLIQPGQTLAFLVNKAEEKWVIANFKETQIGKFKIGQPVSIEVDAFPNEKFNGTIESLSPTTGSRYSLLPPDNATGNFVKIIQRIPVRIKLIDMPEKLRKLSAGMNANVYVLKD
- a CDS encoding TolC family protein codes for the protein MKQYKTVLILSILMLLFAPSIYAQHTEKVQSLSLEEIWKVAEMNNRQLKLYDLNHQQSTIEILEAKDRLLPELSVGADLKLNSKFLIYDNGLFSSPQDVAVKGYGYGVGYNLNFNLYNGGKDKRSIVMKKEEETRKQYELDLQKHSVKYDVAIAYFDLYKFLHFYDFLNAETEAEKKQLRLIESLHKNGTVLKSDVLRISVKLSQLELSLSDVKKKIEIAKQRLNILMGRKNDAELTIQPEDIIELNAITDGDYNDYVDIAFNKSPEYKIAISDIKWSELNVKQMKATILPKVSLYSNYNYNYPQISFYPYSNDLWGFGQTGIKVQYSIDNLYKSKHTIARTQVVSSQAKEKAEMKKDEIYLQVREVYLQQQQALESVETAEHNIIKTTETVRVIRSSYLNQESLLTDLLEAENALLEAKFNLTTAQTNVKVTHIRLLAIIGIL